In a genomic window of Gemmatimonadetes bacterium T265:
- a CDS encoding AMP-dependent synthetase yields the protein MTIHALLVERARECGAAPALRSVGAPARAPLTFASLLAHVERAATALRGAGVRRGDAVALVLPNGPEAATAFLAAAAAATAAPLNPAYGAAELASAFDDLRPRVLVVPRAGGAAARGVAAERGVRVLTLDVPDGAPAGAFTLDGVPPGAAGGGAAPAAPDDVALVLHTSGTTSRAKVVPLTHANLTASARHVADALALTPADRCLNVMPLFHIHGLVAALLASIAAGAGVACAPGFEAPRFFAWWDEVAPTWYTAVPTMHQAVLERAAAHAAVIARRPIRFARSSSAPLAPATMAGLERALGAPVVEAYGMTEAAHQMTSSPLPPGARKPGSVGRAAGPAVAVLDAAGAAVPAGTLGEVAVRGPNVMGGYRGAPGPDANARAFAGGWFRTGDQGYLDEDGYLFLTGRLKELVNRGGEKIAPREVDEVLAAHPAVAQAVAFAAPHATLGEVVAAAVVPRPGADVTEEALRRFVAARLAPFKVPRRVLLVPAIPTGPTGKPQRVGLAAALGLTAPLRDDDDAPAAAYVAPTTATEALVAGLCAAVLGVDRVGADDNFFALGGDSVLATQLVARVADAVGRDLPPFAFFEAPTVRALAAAADVAAADAAGGVP from the coding sequence GTGACGATCCACGCCCTCCTCGTCGAGCGCGCCCGTGAATGCGGCGCCGCGCCGGCGCTACGCTCGGTCGGCGCGCCCGCGCGCGCGCCGCTCACGTTCGCGTCCCTCCTCGCCCACGTCGAGCGCGCCGCGACGGCGCTGCGCGGCGCGGGCGTGCGGCGCGGGGACGCGGTCGCGCTCGTGCTGCCGAACGGTCCGGAGGCCGCGACCGCATTCCTCGCCGCGGCGGCGGCGGCCACGGCCGCGCCGCTCAACCCTGCGTACGGGGCCGCGGAGCTCGCGTCCGCCTTCGACGACCTGCGCCCGCGCGTGCTCGTCGTCCCGCGCGCGGGCGGCGCGGCGGCGCGGGGCGTGGCGGCCGAGCGCGGGGTGCGGGTGCTCACCCTCGACGTGCCGGACGGCGCGCCCGCCGGCGCGTTCACGCTCGACGGCGTGCCGCCCGGCGCGGCGGGCGGGGGGGCCGCGCCCGCCGCGCCCGACGACGTCGCGCTCGTGCTCCACACCTCGGGCACGACGTCGCGCGCCAAGGTCGTTCCGCTCACCCACGCCAACCTGACGGCCTCGGCCCGGCACGTCGCCGACGCGCTCGCGCTCACGCCGGCCGACCGGTGCCTGAACGTGATGCCGCTGTTCCACATCCACGGCCTCGTCGCCGCGCTGCTCGCCTCGATCGCCGCGGGGGCGGGCGTGGCCTGCGCGCCGGGCTTCGAGGCGCCGCGGTTCTTCGCGTGGTGGGACGAAGTCGCGCCGACGTGGTACACGGCCGTCCCGACGATGCACCAGGCGGTGCTCGAGCGCGCCGCGGCGCACGCGGCGGTCATCGCGCGGCGCCCGATCCGCTTCGCGCGCTCGTCGTCCGCGCCGCTCGCGCCGGCCACGATGGCCGGCCTCGAACGCGCCCTCGGCGCGCCGGTGGTCGAGGCGTACGGGATGACCGAGGCGGCGCACCAGATGACGAGCAGCCCGCTGCCGCCCGGCGCGCGCAAGCCCGGGTCGGTCGGGCGGGCCGCCGGGCCCGCGGTCGCGGTGCTCGACGCGGCGGGCGCCGCCGTCCCCGCCGGCACGTTAGGCGAGGTCGCCGTGCGCGGGCCGAACGTGATGGGCGGCTACCGCGGCGCGCCCGGCCCGGACGCGAACGCGCGCGCCTTCGCGGGCGGCTGGTTCCGCACCGGCGACCAGGGCTACCTCGACGAGGACGGCTACCTCTTTCTCACCGGCCGCCTCAAGGAGCTCGTGAACCGCGGCGGCGAGAAGATCGCCCCGCGCGAGGTGGACGAGGTGCTCGCCGCGCACCCCGCCGTGGCGCAGGCGGTCGCGTTCGCGGCGCCGCACGCGACGCTCGGCGAGGTCGTCGCCGCGGCCGTCGTGCCGCGGCCCGGCGCGGACGTCACGGAGGAGGCGCTCCGCCGGTTCGTCGCGGCGCGGCTCGCCCCCTTCAAGGTGCCGCGGCGCGTGCTCCTCGTGCCGGCGATCCCGACGGGGCCGACGGGGAAGCCGCAGCGCGTGGGCCTGGCCGCCGCGCTCGGGCTCACCGCGCCCCTGCGCGACGACGACGACGCGCCGGCGGCGGCGTACGTCGCCCCGACGACCGCGACCGAGGCGCTCGTCGCCGGGCTGTGCGCCGCCGTGTTAGGCGTCGACCGCGTCGGGGCGGACGACAACTTCTTCGCCCTCGGCGGGGACTCCGTGCTCGCGACGCAGCTCGTCGCGCGCGTGGCCGACGCGGTCGGGCGGGACCTGCCGCCGTTCGCCTTCTTCGAGGCGCCGACCGTGCGCGCGCTCGCGGCCGCGGCGGACGTTGCCGCGGCCGACGCCGCCGGGGGCGTCCCGTGA
- a CDS encoding hypothetical protein (frameshifted, deletion at around 215944,215917,215287,215962,215260;~possible pseudo due to internal stop codon), giving the protein MTASAAGAARRGLPRRADHGPAPLSFAQERLWFVHQLDPSRGGASTPLALRLDGPLDVAAFRGALDAVVARHAALRTRVAVDADGVPWQVVEPDARVPIAAEALPPNADGVDAALAARLGAELRRPFDLARAPLARALLLRVAPESHVAALVVHHLVFDAWSRGIVRRELAAAYGAIVRGDAWAPAPLPVEFADFAAWQRREDAEPTLATDEAYWVDALAGAPLVLPLPADGGGRRGPGAERVGVVAARLPDALAAAVRAFARREGATPFMVLLAAYEAVLARYTGADDFLVGVVVSGRTRTETESVVGCFVNTLPFRARVDGDPSARALLARVRTAAAHAFAHQAVPFERLVARLNPARGGTAPPLVQATFNFRNLSSGGFAMPGLVVTVLDVPAPPQTAGLSLDVDDGPDGMRGVLSYDAGRIGAAAAEGLLADFAAVLEAAVTNPDAPLSATAPAVVQGPVETIVTPAGAAVAPARAAFDALYARTNLTATQLLMWVHAQVYAEVPLYNQAALRIWEEPADVAAFGRAFAALVARSEALRTTVAERDGVPWQTVHAADARPAVWEVLDFSGRPDPLAALRAWAAERVAVPLDLSRRSYDSVLVRLGPTRTAWYFATHHVVSDGWLRVMFLRELYEDYRAERSGAPVPARRPPPPFADVVAAERAAAGTERSAGAPCGGAPCGGAPCGADADPGDPVRPYGGSPRGGVGPVSRVRVPLGAERTTRVRAVAASVGGGALSADAAAANLCAAVLGATLHRVGGGSSVLFGVPVHNRRADAARRTHGLLMRVLPVRVPLHGGVGIDALARAVGEATVDAAARADPAAGTMAAAGADAVFNFHPPGPARLALESVEWLHPGWAAESLAVSVDDYGATGALTLTADFRTDVYDAPTRALFVRHLLAVLDAALADPSTRVGDVELLSAEDRRRVFDVPNDTAAPPPGAATVVDLVCERAAATPDAPAVSQPGAGGAGCTLTYAALVARAERVAAGLGRLGVGPGDCVGLVLGRSPELIVAMLGVLRAGAAYVPLDPAYPAGRLALMAEQAGLALALAERGACDRIPPRVARTVCFDALDAECGGAAAAGPSAPRPARDDLAYVIFTSGSTGTPKGVEITHAALLNFSADVARRFALGPGDRFLQFASPSFDTAVEEIFPTLVAGAAVVLRDDAWIGSIPEFVARCAESRITAFSLPTAFWHELADALARGAVAPPAGLRLALVGGERMRADRLADWRRAVGARVLLWNGYGPTEATVVTHFCDLTPAPGAVEPGPTDDAPAAGDVPIGAPIANMRAYVLDAARRPAPLGVPGELYVGGIGLARGYRGQPGLTADRFVADPFAPGERLYRTGDLACFRPDGRLEVVGRVDAQVKVRGFRVEPGEVEAVLFTLPDVRDAAVVARDDAGAGPRLVAYVVPRGAGPPPPELRETVLSALQARLPEYLVPSAVVVLGALPKTPNGKVDRRALPDPGAADVGAAEYVPPRSASERAVAAVWEELLGVPRVGVTDDFFRLGGHSLLAVRMLARVAAVTGRTVPITAFYGGATLGQLSARLYDDVLSAARAEHAELVLPLRPAGDAAPLFWWHQDYGGGGLYCRRLADLLGPDQPFYVMHPLGMFGDGVPLRLEAIAERHLAALRAVRPSGPYRLGGLCIGGAIAFEVARRLRAAGEVVEGVVIVDGLTRPVRRPALRRLRLRASRPVGAALRRWLGREGVPDAAAVRDAGSRQAALDAIYAAASWTYVPRAYAGRVVALAPAEATAERRAALERGWRRVAREFEVHVIPGDHLSCVTVHADALAARLRETFAEGGGAREVSG; this is encoded by the coding sequence GTGACGGCGTCCGCGGCCGGCGCCGCGCGCCGCGGCCTCCCGCGCCGCGCCGACCACGGCCCGGCCCCGCTCTCCTTCGCGCAGGAGCGGCTCTGGTTCGTCCACCAGCTCGACCCGTCGCGCGGCGGCGCGAGCACGCCCCTCGCCCTCCGCCTCGACGGCCCGCTGGACGTCGCGGCCTTCCGCGGCGCGCTCGACGCCGTCGTCGCGCGCCACGCGGCGCTCCGCACGCGGGTCGCCGTCGACGCCGACGGGGTCCCGTGGCAGGTGGTCGAGCCCGACGCCCGCGTGCCGATCGCGGCCGAGGCGCTTCCGCCTAACGCGGACGGCGTGGACGCCGCGCTCGCCGCCCGGTTGGGCGCGGAGCTCCGCCGGCCGTTCGACCTCGCGCGCGCGCCGCTCGCGCGCGCGCTCCTGCTGCGCGTCGCGCCGGAGTCGCACGTGGCGGCCCTCGTCGTCCACCACCTCGTGTTCGACGCGTGGTCGCGCGGGATCGTGCGGCGCGAGTTGGCCGCGGCCTACGGCGCGATCGTCCGGGGCGACGCGTGGGCGCCCGCCCCGCTGCCCGTCGAATTCGCGGACTTCGCCGCGTGGCAGCGGCGCGAGGACGCCGAGCCGACGCTCGCGACCGACGAGGCGTACTGGGTCGACGCGCTCGCCGGCGCGCCGCTCGTGCTCCCGCTCCCCGCGGACGGCGGCGGCCGCCGGGGCCCCGGCGCCGAACGCGTCGGCGTCGTCGCGGCCCGCCTCCCGGACGCGCTCGCCGCGGCCGTGCGCGCGTTCGCGCGACGCGAGGGGGCGACGCCGTTCATGGTGCTCCTCGCCGCCTACGAGGCGGTCCTCGCCCGCTACACGGGCGCCGACGACTTCCTCGTCGGCGTGGTGGTGAGCGGCCGGACGCGGACGGAGACTGAGTCGGTGGTGGGCTGCTTCGTCAACACGCTGCCCTTTCGCGCGCGCGTCGACGGCGACCCCTCGGCGCGCGCGCTGCTCGCGCGCGTGCGGACGGCCGCCGCCCACGCGTTCGCGCACCAGGCGGTGCCGTTCGAGCGGCTCGTAGCGCGCCTCAATCCGGCGCGCGGGGGCACGGCCCCGCCCCTCGTCCAGGCCACGTTCAACTTTCGGAATCTCTCATCGGGCGGATTCGCGATGCCCGGCCTCGTGGTAACGGTGCTCGACGTGCCGGCCCCGCCCCAGACGGCCGGGCTCTCGCTCGACGTCGACGACGGGCCGGACGGGATGCGCGGCGTGCTCTCGTACGACGCCGGGCGGATCGGGGCGGCCGCGGCGGAGGGCCTGCTCGCCGATTTCGCCGCCGTGCTTGAGGCGGCGGTCACGAACCCGGACGCGCCGCTGTCGGCCACCGCACCCGCCGTCGTGCAGGGTCCGGTCGAGACCATCGTGACGCCCGCGGGTGCCGCGGTCGCGCCCGCGCGGGCGGCGTTCGACGCGCTCTACGCGCGGACGAACCTCACCGCGACGCAGCTCCTGATGTGGGTGCACGCGCAGGTTTACGCGGAGGTGCCGTTGTACAACCAGGCGGCGCTCCGGATCTGGGAGGAGCCCGCGGACGTGGCGGCGTTCGGGCGCGCGTTCGCCGCCCTCGTCGCCCGGAGCGAGGCGCTCCGCACGACCGTCGCCGAGCGCGACGGGGTGCCGTGGCAGACCGTGCACGCCGCGGACGCCCGGCCGGCGGTGTGGGAGGTGCTCGACTTCTCCGGCCGGCCCGATCCGCTGGCGGCGCTCCGCGCCTGGGCCGCCGAGCGCGTCGCGGTCCCGCTCGACCTGAGCCGCCGCAGCTACGACTCGGTGCTCGTGCGCCTCGGTCCCACGCGCACGGCGTGGTATTTCGCGACGCACCACGTCGTCAGCGACGGCTGGCTGCGGGTGATGTTCCTGCGCGAGCTGTACGAAGACTACCGTGCCGAACGCAGCGGCGCGCCGGTGCCGGCGCGCCGCCCGCCCCCGCCCTTCGCCGACGTCGTGGCCGCCGAGCGCGCCGCGGCCGGCACGGAGCGGTCCGCGGGCGCGCCGTGCGGGGGCGCGCCGTGCGGGGGCGCGCCGTGCGGGGCCGACGCGGACCCCGGCGACCCGGTGCGCCCGTACGGCGGTTCACCGCGGGGCGGGGTCGGACCCGTCTCCCGCGTGCGCGTGCCGCTGGGCGCGGAGCGCACCACGCGCGTGCGGGCCGTCGCCGCGTCGGTGGGCGGCGGCGCGCTGAGCGCGGACGCGGCCGCGGCGAACCTGTGCGCGGCCGTGCTGGGCGCGACGCTGCACCGCGTCGGCGGCGGCTCGTCCGTGTTGTTCGGCGTTCCGGTGCACAACCGCCGCGCCGACGCGGCGCGCCGCACGCACGGCCTGCTCATGCGCGTGCTCCCGGTGCGCGTCCCCCTGCACGGCGGCGTCGGCATCGACGCGCTCGCCCGGGCGGTCGGCGAGGCGACCGTGGACGCCGCGGCGCGCGCGGACCCCGCCGCCGGCACGATGGCCGCGGCCGGCGCGGACGCGGTGTTCAACTTCCACCCGCCCGGCCCGGCGCGGCTCGCGCTGGAGTCGGTCGAGTGGCTGCACCCGGGCTGGGCCGCGGAGTCGCTCGCCGTGAGCGTGGACGACTACGGCGCGACCGGGGCGCTCACGCTCACGGCGGACTTCCGCACGGACGTGTACGACGCGCCGACGCGCGCGCTCTTCGTGCGACACCTGCTCGCGGTGCTCGACGCCGCGCTCGCGGACCCGTCGACGCGCGTCGGCGACGTGGAGCTGCTCAGCGCCGAAGACCGCCGGCGCGTGTTCGACGTGCCGAACGACACGGCGGCGCCGCCGCCGGGCGCCGCGACGGTGGTCGACCTCGTGTGCGAGCGGGCGGCCGCGACGCCCGACGCGCCCGCGGTGTCGCAGCCGGGCGCGGGCGGGGCCGGGTGCACGCTGACCTACGCGGCGTTAGTCGCCCGCGCGGAGCGCGTCGCGGCCGGCCTGGGGCGACTCGGCGTCGGCCCCGGCGACTGCGTCGGGCTCGTGCTCGGGCGGTCGCCGGAGCTGATCGTCGCGATGCTCGGCGTCCTCCGCGCGGGCGCCGCCTACGTCCCGCTCGACCCGGCGTACCCCGCCGGTCGGCTCGCCCTGATGGCGGAGCAGGCCGGCCTCGCGCTCGCCCTCGCGGAGCGGGGCGCGTGCGACCGCATCCCGCCGCGGGTGGCGCGCACGGTGTGTTTCGACGCGCTCGACGCGGAATGCGGCGGCGCCGCGGCCGCCGGCCCGTCGGCGCCGCGCCCCGCGCGCGACGACCTGGCGTACGTGATCTTCACCTCCGGCTCGACCGGGACGCCCAAGGGCGTCGAGATCACGCACGCGGCGCTCCTCAACTTCTCGGCCGACGTGGCGCGCCGCTTCGCGCTCGGGCCAGGCGACCGCTTCCTCCAGTTCGCGTCGCCGAGTTTCGACACGGCGGTCGAGGAGATCTTCCCGACGCTCGTCGCGGGGGCCGCGGTCGTGCTGCGCGACGACGCGTGGATCGGCTCGATCCCGGAGTTCGTCGCGCGCTGTGCCGAATCGCGGATCACCGCGTTCAGCCTGCCCACGGCGTTCTGGCACGAGCTGGCCGACGCGCTGGCGCGCGGCGCCGTCGCGCCCCCGGCCGGGCTGCGACTCGCGTTAGTCGGCGGCGAGCGCATGCGGGCCGACCGGCTGGCGGACTGGCGGCGCGCCGTGGGCGCGCGCGTCCTCCTCTGGAACGGCTACGGCCCGACCGAGGCCACGGTCGTGACGCACTTCTGCGACCTCACGCCCGCGCCGGGCGCCGTCGAGCCCGGGCCGACCGACGACGCGCCGGCCGCGGGGGACGTGCCGATCGGCGCGCCGATCGCCAACATGCGCGCGTACGTGCTGGACGCCGCCCGCCGCCCCGCGCCGCTCGGCGTGCCGGGCGAGCTGTACGTGGGCGGGATCGGGCTCGCGCGCGGCTACCGCGGCCAGCCCGGCCTCACGGCAGACCGCTTCGTGGCGGACCCGTTCGCGCCCGGCGAGCGCCTGTACCGCACGGGCGACCTCGCGTGCTTCCGCCCGGACGGCCGGCTGGAGGTCGTCGGCCGCGTGGACGCGCAGGTGAAGGTGCGTGGGTTCCGCGTCGAGCCGGGCGAGGTCGAGGCCGTCCTGTTCACCCTGCCGGACGTGCGCGACGCGGCCGTGGTCGCGCGTGACGACGCCGGCGCCGGCCCGCGCCTCGTGGCGTACGTCGTGCCGCGTGGCGCCGGGCCGCCGCCGCCGGAGTTGCGCGAGACCGTCCTGTCGGCCCTGCAGGCGCGCCTCCCCGAGTACCTCGTGCCGTCCGCGGTCGTGGTGCTCGGCGCGCTGCCGAAGACGCCGAACGGCAAGGTCGACCGCCGCGCGCTACCCGACCCGGGCGCCGCCGACGTGGGTGCGGCGGAATACGTCCCGCCACGGTCGGCGTCCGAGCGGGCCGTGGCCGCCGTCTGGGAAGAACTACTCGGTGTGCCGCGCGTCGGGGTCACCGACGACTTCTTCCGGCTCGGCGGCCACTCGCTGCTCGCGGTCCGCATGCTCGCGCGCGTCGCCGCGGTCACGGGACGCACCGTGCCCATCACGGCCTTCTACGGCGGCGCGACGCTCGGGCAGTTGTCGGCACGCCTGTACGACGACGTGCTGTCCGCCGCGCGCGCCGAGCACGCCGAACTCGTGCTCCCGCTCCGGCCGGCCGGCGACGCCGCGCCGCTGTTCTGGTGGCATCAGGACTACGGTGGCGGCGGCCTTTACTGCCGGCGGCTCGCGGACCTGCTCGGCCCCGACCAGCCGTTCTACGTCATGCACCCGCTCGGGATGTTCGGCGACGGCGTGCCGCTGCGGTTGGAGGCGATCGCCGAACGCCACCTCGCGGCGCTCCGCGCCGTGCGCCCGAGCGGGCCGTACCGGTTAGGCGGCCTGTGCATCGGCGGGGCGATCGCGTTCGAGGTCGCGCGGCGGTTGCGGGCGGCGGGCGAGGTGGTCGAAGGCGTGGTGATCGTCGACGGCCTCACGCGCCCGGTGCGGCGTCCGGCGCTGCGCCGCCTGCGGCTGCGCGCGTCGCGGCCGGTCGGCGCGGCGCTGCGCCGGTGGCTCGGGCGCGAGGGCGTGCCCGACGCCGCCGCCGTGCGCGACGCCGGGTCGCGTCAAGCGGCGCTCGATGCCATCTACGCGGCGGCGTCCTGGACGTACGTGCCCCGCGCGTACGCGGGCCGAGTGGTGGCGTTGGCCCCCGCCGAGGCGACGGCCGAGCGGAGGGCGGCGCTCGAGCGGGGCTGGCGGCGGGTGGCGCGCGAGTTTGAAGTGCACGTGATTCCGGGTGACCACCTGAGCTGCGTCACGGTGCATGCGGATGCGCTCGCCGCCCGGCTCCGGGAGACGTTCGCGGAGGGGGGCGGCGCTCGGGAGGTGAGCGGGTGA
- a CDS encoding peptidase M16, whose product MPRFPRRLRRLAPAAAALALGALAAPAPAQPAAAAPPVRVTSVEGITEYRLSNGLRVLLFPDASKPTATVNITYFVGSAKEGYGETGMAHLLEHMVFKGSPRHTNIPQELTAHGARPNGTTWLERTNYFETIPAVDTTLAWALDLEADRMVNSYIADKDLRSEFSVVRNEFEMGENSPFNVTMERAMSAAFLWHGYGRSTIGNRSDIENVPITRLQAFYHKYYQPDNAMLVVAGKFDEPRTLALIAEKFGRIPRPARALEPSYTVEPTQDGERTVTVRRVGDVQLAFALYHIPPAAHADYPAVAVLGEVLGSEPSGRLYQALVVPKRASSAGAWSYEVRDPGILIAFTQVRREDSLAVAQRVLLATLDSAGRTAPTAAEVDRAKTALLTQWDLTFNNSERVALDLSESAAAGDWRLLFVQRDRIKQVTPADVQRVAAAYLKPANRTTALFVPTAAPDRAEVPVTPNIDAIVGGYKGNAAVAAGEAFDPSPANVDARTTRTRLASGLQLALLPKKTRGGTVTAAFTLRTGDEASLQGRRAAAELTAQMILRGTKALTRQQVKDSLDKLKANVYVYGGPTEVGGGIETTRENLPAVLRLVGQSLREPALDAKEFELLKSEQLAQLDEQRSEPTALGSIAYQRALHPHTKGHPLYTPTLDERGADVRALTADDVRRFHRDFYGASAGELSVVGDFDRARVAALADSLFATWKSATPFRRVPVPYAAVAAGTQSILTPDKANAFFLAGTNLRLRDDDPDYPALVLANYMLGGGFLNSRLATRIRQKEGISYGVGSQFQASALDSAGGFTTYAIYAPQNVDRLEKAFREEIARAEKEGFTADEVAQAKAGWLQNRQTTRARDAALARALGQQLYLGRTTAWDAGVEARVQALTPDQVRAALARAVDPAKVVIVKAGDWSNKTQAAAVP is encoded by the coding sequence ATGCCCCGCTTCCCACGCCGGCTCCGGCGGCTCGCACCCGCCGCCGCGGCCCTCGCACTCGGCGCCCTCGCCGCGCCGGCGCCCGCCCAACCCGCCGCGGCCGCGCCGCCCGTCCGCGTCACCTCGGTCGAAGGCATCACCGAGTACCGGCTGTCGAACGGCCTCCGTGTCCTCCTCTTCCCGGACGCGTCGAAGCCTACGGCGACCGTCAACATCACGTACTTCGTCGGCTCCGCCAAGGAAGGCTACGGCGAGACCGGGATGGCGCACCTGCTCGAGCACATGGTGTTCAAGGGGTCGCCGCGCCACACGAACATCCCGCAGGAGCTGACGGCGCACGGCGCGCGCCCGAACGGGACCACGTGGCTCGAGCGGACGAACTACTTCGAGACCATCCCCGCCGTCGACACCACGCTCGCCTGGGCGCTCGACCTCGAGGCCGACCGGATGGTGAACTCGTACATCGCCGACAAGGACCTGCGGAGCGAGTTCTCCGTCGTGCGCAATGAGTTCGAGATGGGGGAGAACAGCCCGTTCAACGTGACGATGGAGCGCGCGATGTCGGCCGCGTTCCTCTGGCACGGGTACGGGCGGTCGACGATCGGCAACCGGTCCGACATCGAGAACGTCCCGATCACGCGGCTGCAGGCGTTCTACCACAAGTACTACCAGCCCGACAACGCGATGCTCGTCGTCGCGGGTAAGTTCGACGAGCCGCGCACGCTGGCCCTGATCGCCGAGAAGTTCGGCCGCATCCCGCGCCCCGCGCGCGCGCTCGAGCCGTCGTACACGGTCGAGCCGACGCAGGACGGCGAGCGCACCGTGACCGTGCGCCGCGTCGGCGACGTACAGCTCGCCTTCGCGCTCTACCACATCCCGCCGGCCGCGCACGCGGACTACCCGGCCGTCGCGGTGCTGGGCGAGGTGTTAGGCAGCGAACCGTCGGGGCGGCTCTACCAGGCGCTCGTCGTGCCGAAGCGCGCCTCGTCCGCGGGCGCGTGGAGCTACGAGGTGCGCGACCCCGGCATCCTGATCGCCTTCACCCAGGTGCGCCGCGAGGACTCGCTCGCCGTCGCGCAGCGCGTCCTGCTCGCCACGCTCGACTCGGCCGGGCGCACCGCGCCGACCGCCGCCGAAGTCGACCGCGCGAAGACCGCGCTGCTCACGCAGTGGGACCTGACGTTCAACAACTCGGAGCGCGTCGCGCTCGACCTCTCCGAGTCGGCCGCGGCGGGCGACTGGCGGCTGCTGTTCGTGCAGCGCGACCGCATCAAGCAGGTCACCCCGGCCGACGTGCAGCGCGTGGCCGCCGCGTACCTCAAGCCCGCCAACCGCACGACGGCGCTCTTCGTCCCGACCGCCGCGCCCGACCGGGCCGAGGTGCCGGTGACGCCGAACATCGACGCGATCGTCGGCGGCTACAAGGGGAACGCGGCCGTCGCCGCGGGCGAGGCGTTCGACCCCTCGCCCGCGAACGTCGACGCCCGCACGACGCGCACGCGCCTGGCGAGCGGGCTCCAGCTCGCGCTCCTCCCCAAGAAGACACGCGGCGGCACGGTCACGGCCGCGTTCACCCTGCGCACGGGCGACGAGGCGTCGCTCCAGGGGCGCCGCGCCGCCGCCGAGCTGACCGCGCAGATGATCCTCCGCGGCACGAAGGCGCTCACGCGCCAGCAGGTGAAGGACTCGCTCGACAAGCTGAAGGCCAACGTGTACGTGTACGGCGGCCCGACCGAGGTGGGCGGCGGGATCGAGACGACGCGCGAGAACCTGCCCGCGGTGCTGCGGCTCGTCGGCCAGTCGCTGCGCGAGCCGGCGTTGGACGCGAAGGAGTTCGAGCTCCTCAAGTCCGAACAGCTCGCGCAGCTCGACGAGCAGCGGAGCGAGCCGACCGCGCTCGGCTCGATCGCCTACCAGCGCGCGCTGCACCCCCACACCAAGGGGCACCCGCTCTACACGCCGACGCTCGACGAGCGGGGGGCGGACGTGCGCGCGCTCACCGCGGACGACGTGCGGCGCTTCCACCGCGACTTCTACGGCGCGAGCGCGGGCGAACTCTCGGTGGTGGGCGACTTCGACCGCGCGCGAGTCGCCGCGCTCGCCGACTCGCTGTTCGCCACCTGGAAGAGCGCGACGCCGTTCCGCCGCGTGCCCGTGCCATACGCGGCGGTCGCCGCGGGCACGCAGTCGATCCTCACGCCCGACAAGGCGAACGCGTTCTTCCTCGCCGGCACCAACCTGCGCCTGCGCGACGACGACCCGGACTACCCGGCGCTCGTGCTCGCGAACTACATGCTGGGCGGCGGCTTCCTCAACTCGCGCCTCGCGACGCGCATCCGGCAGAAGGAGGGGATCAGCTACGGCGTCGGCTCGCAGTTCCAGGCGAGCGCGCTCGATTCCGCGGGCGGCTTCACGACGTACGCGATCTACGCCCCGCAGAACGTCGACCGGCTGGAGAAGGCGTTCCGCGAGGAGATCGCGCGCGCCGAGAAGGAGGGGTTCACCGCGGACGAGGTCGCGCAGGCCAAGGCGGGGTGGCTGCAGAACCGCCAGACGACGCGCGCCCGGGACGCCGCTCTCGCCCGGGCGTTAGGCCAGCAGCTCTACCTCGGCCGCACGACCGCGTGGGACGCGGGGGTGGAGGCGCGGGTGCAGGCGCTCACGCCCGACCAGGTGCGCGCGGCGCTCGCGCGGGCGGTCGACCCGGCGAAGGTGGTGATCGTGAAGGCGGGCGACTGGAGCAACAAGACGCAGGCGGCGGCGGTGCCCTGA